Proteins found in one Arachis stenosperma cultivar V10309 chromosome 8, arast.V10309.gnm1.PFL2, whole genome shotgun sequence genomic segment:
- the LOC130943382 gene encoding E3 ubiquitin-protein ligase WAV3-like: MGSKWRKVKLAIGINLCIHVPRTTDRSSSSSAIESPFSSAAFSDGVSPSSGRRPTTPTPSSSGLRLSKSGSKSKSFLPKETCAICLKSMKPGQGHAIFTAECTHTFHFHCITSNVKHGNQICPICRANWKEVPFQSPSSNVSRNVPRLNRVSLPRDDAWTTTYLRRFPSTQVSVGRQSSLLSHIPEPTIFNDDEALDQQTSTPQDRNGSDLMTNTMEIRTYPEVSAVSKSAFHHNFAVLINLKAPSHSGRNQSGAPSVENSRAPIDLVTVLDVSGSMAGTKLALLKRAMSFVIQNLSSSDRLSVVAFSSSARRVFPLQRMTDAGRQQALQAVNSLVPNGGTNIAEGLKKGAKVFVDRRWKNPVGGMILLSDGQDTYTGNSRPRLGANYRSLVPDTFQRNNDTGLHIPVHAFGFGIDHDATSMHSISEMSGGTFSFIEAEDVIQDAFAQCIGGLLSVVAQELQVEVACVNPRLQLSSVKAGSYETSLMDNARMASIQVGDLYAEEERNFLVTLNVPAETYGGDMSLLLVRGSYREPITKEMVNLEPTQVKIERPDVARELDVSVEVDRQRNRLYAAEAMAEARVKAERSDLAGAVSVLENCLKALSETVSSRAGDRLCVALLAELKEMQERMANRRVYEESGRAYVLSGLSSHSWQRATARGDSTDSTSLVQAYQTPSMVDMVSRSQTMVFGAPLSAGRTLRPAKSYNGRQRGK, from the exons ATGGGAAGCAAATGGAGAAAGGTGAAGCTTGCCATAGGCATCAATTTGTGCATTCACGTTCCCAGAACTACGGATcgttcttcctcttcctccgcCATCGAATCGCCCTTTTCCTCCGCCGCATTCTCTGACGGTGTCTCTCCGTCTTCCGGCCGCCGTCCCACCACTCCGACGCCGTCCTCCTCCGGGTTACGATTGTCCAAATCCGGATCTAAATCGAAGTCGTTTTTGCCCAAG GAAACATGTGCAATATGCCTGAAGTCAATGAAGCCAGGACAGGGGCATGCCATTTTTACCGCAGAATGTACTCACACTTTCCATTTCCACTGCATCACATCCAATGTTAAGCATGGAAACCAAATTTGCCCTATCTGCAGGGCAAACTGGAAGGAGGTTCCTTTCCAAAGCCCTTCTTCCAATGTCTCCCGCAACGTTCCTCGACTGAACCGAGTAAGTTTACCTCGAGATGATGCTTGGACAACTACTTACCTTCGGAGGTTTCCCTCAACACAAGTTAGTGTGGGGCGCCAGAGTTCATTGCTTAGCCACATTCCTGAACCAACCatttttaatgatgatgaaGCATTGGATCAACAGACATCAACTCCCCAAGATAGAAATGGTTCTGATCTCATGACAAACACAATGGAAATCAGAACATATCCTGAAGTTTCAGCTGTTTCAAAGTCGGCCTTTCATCATAACTTTGCTGTGTTGATTAATCTCAAGGCTCCTTCTCATTCAGGGAGAAACCAAAGTGGAGCACCTTCAGTTGAGAATTCTCGTGCTCCAATTGACCTTGTCACCGTTCTTGATGTGAGTGGTAGCATGGCAGGTACCAAGCTTGCATTGCTAAAGCGAGCTATGAGTTTTGTCATACAGAACCTGAGTTCTTCGGACCGGCTTTCGGTTGTTGCCTTCTCCTCTTCAGCCCGCCGTGTctttcctcttcagaggatgactGATGCCGGACGGCAGCAGGCATTGCAGGCTGTCAATTCTTTGGTTCCAAATGGTGGGACAAACATTGCTGAAGGTTTAAAGAAAGGTGCGAAGGTTTTTGTTGACCGTAGGTGGAAGAATCCGGTTGGTGGCATGATATTGCTCTCTGATGGGCAGGATACCTACACAGGCAATAGCAGGCCCCGTCTCGGAGCCAATTACCGGTCACTTGTCCCCGACACCTTTCAACGCAACAACGACACTGGTTTGCACATACCAGTTCATGCATTCGGCTTTGGCATTGACCATGATGCTACTTCAATGCACTCAATCTCTGAGATGTCTGGCGgaacattttcttttattgaagCCGAGGATGTTATTCAGGATGCATTTGCACAGTGTATTGGGGGGCTCTTGAGCGTGGTGGCGCAGGAATTACAGGTGGAAGTTGCGTGTGTTAACCCTCGCCTACAGCTTAGTTCGGTAAAAGCAGGAAGTTACGAAACTAGCCTGATGGACAATGCAAGAATGGCTTCTATCCAGGTAGGAGACTTGTATGCTGAAGAGGAAAGAAACTTTTTAGTCACACTCAATGTTCCGGCTGAAACTTATGGCGGTGACATGTCATTGTTGCTAGTTAGAGGCTCCTATAGAGAGCCTATCACAAAAGAAATGGTGAATTTAGAACCAACTCAAGTAAAGATTGAGAGACCTGATGTAGCAAGAGAATTGGATGTTTCAGTAGAAGTAGACCGGCAGCGAAACAGGCTGTACGCTGCGGAGGCAATGGCAGAGGCTAGAGTTAAAGCTGAACGCAGTGACTTGGCTGGGGCTGTTTCGGTACTTGAGAACTGCCTTAAGGCATTGTCAGAAACTGTTTCATCACGAGCTGGTGATCGGTTATGTGTTGCACTTCTGGCTGAGTTAAAGGAGATGCAGGAACGGATGGCAAACAGGCGGGTGTACGAGGAATCTGGGAGGGCCTATGTGCTGTCTGGATTGAGCTCGCATTCGTGGCAAAGGGCCACCGCACGAGGTGATTCCACAGATAGCACCAGCCTTGTGCAAGCATATCAAACTCCTTCAATGGTGGACATGGTTAGCCGTTCCCAAACCATGGTTTTTGGGGCTCCACTCTCCGCAGGACGCACCCTTAGGCCTGCTAAGTCATACAACGGGAGGCAGAGAGGAAAGTGA